The Sedimentibacter sp. zth1 DNA segment GAAATTCCACTAACAAATCTATTATGTGCAGAACTATTGTTTTTGGGTGGTGCCATTATTTCAGATATTTTTATATCTTCAACTTCTGAAACAGAATCTACAAGTATACCAACAACAACATTTTCATACTCCATGACAATTATACATGTAGTATCTGTGTATTCTATCATTTCACTACCAAATCTTAATCTCATATCGATAATAGGTACTATCTTACCTCTTAAATTGATTATACCTTTTATATAATTTGGAAGTTGTGGCAAGAAAGTTATTGGCAAAACCTTTATTATATCTGTTACATATTTTATATCAACTGCATATTCAGCATCGCTTGAAAAAAACGATAAAAATTTATTAGTTTCTACATCATCTATAACTTTATTTACAGTATTTTCTTGCATATTAATCCTCCATTACATTTTCATAAATATTTACAACATCAAGAATTAAACTTATGCTTCCATCACCTAGAATTGAGCATCCAGCAATTCCTTTGCCTTTTATATCGAATCTATTTAATAACGTTGGTATAGGTTTAACAACTACTTTTTGTTCACCTAGAAGATGATCCGCAAATATTCCATAGCCTTTATCCTCAACTTCTACAAGTACCAATATACCACTTTCCAAATCTTTAACATTTGTATCAATGTTATAAAGTTCATGCAATCTAACTATAGAATAACATTTATTTCTCAGCATAATACTTTCACTATCGTCAGTGTTTTTAATGATTTCATTTTTATTTATATTTAATGATTGTTGGATATTTTTAATAGGTATAATA contains these protein-coding regions:
- a CDS encoding chemotaxis protein CheW, which codes for MQENTVNKVIDDVETNKFLSFFSSDAEYAVDIKYVTDIIKVLPITFLPQLPNYIKGIINLRGKIVPIIDMRLRFGSEMIEYTDTTCIIVMEYENVVVGILVDSVSEVEDIKISEIMAPPKNNSSAHNRFVSGISNQNGKVKLIINCMQIFEIE